From the candidate division WOR-3 bacterium genome, the window CAGAAGCGAGTGCGGTGCCCAAAATGAACACCCGCTTCCAAAAGCACCTTGGCGTTAGGGAAGGCCATTCCTGTGGAATCTAACGTTTTGTCCATTGGAAACTTTTCCTCCTTTTTGCTAATCCGTATTTACACCTTTCCTTCTTTCGGGGGTCTCTCTTTAAGAGTTCGGCACTTTTTAACGTTTTTCGCAATTCTGGGTCATAGGCAACCAGAGCCCGGGCAATCCCCAAGGCAATCGCCCCGCTCTGGGCAGATAAACCACCACCCGTAGAAGAGCACACGACGTCAAACTGTCCTAAGGTTCCGGTCACCTTAAAAGGGGTGAGGATATATTCGTAGAGGTCTTCCCGAGTGAGATAACTTCGCGCATCCTTTTCGTTAATTTTAATTTCCCCTTTACCTTGAGGAAAAAGCCAAACCTTGGCCACCGAAGATTTTCGAGAACCAACTGCAAAAAAACTTTCTCTCATAATTCTATCATAATTGGCTTTTGCGCCTGATGAGGGTGCTTCTCATCCGGA encodes:
- the rpsI gene encoding 30S ribosomal protein S9; translation: MRESFFAVGSRKSSVAKVWLFPQGKGEIKINEKDARSYLTREDLYEYILTPFKVTGTLGQFDVVCSSTGGGLSAQSGAIALGIARALVAYDPELRKTLKSAELLKRDPRKKERCKYGLAKRRKSFQWTKR